From the genome of Lotus japonicus ecotype B-129 chromosome 6, LjGifu_v1.2, one region includes:
- the LOC130723581 gene encoding protein EXORDIUM-like 2, whose amino-acid sequence MVLSNYHHATAFVVLLLCGAASAALVEQQPLVLKYHNGELLKGRITVNLFWYGSFTPIQRSIIVDFINSLTTTPGAPLPSVASWWKTTENYKLGSGSSALVVGKQTIHPSYTLGKSLQQTHLVSLASTFNDLAAINVILTAKDVAVDGFCRSRCGTHGSARPVKGNTRTAYVWVGNSETQCPGQCAWPFHQPIYGPQTPPLVAPNGDVGVDGMIINLATLLAGTVTNPFNNGYFQGPATAPLEAVSACTGVFGSGSYPGYPGQVLVEKSTGASYNAHGVNGRKYLLPAMWDPKTSACRTLV is encoded by the coding sequence ATGGTGCTGTCTAATTACCATCATGCCACTGCATTTGTGGTTCTGTTACTGTGTGGCGCGGCGAGTGCAGCGCTGGTAGAGCAGCAACCACTGGTTCTAAAATACCACAACGGTGAACTCCTCAAAGGGAGGATCACCGTTAATCTCTTCTGGTACGGGAGCTTCACTCCAATCCAACGCTCCATAATCGTTGATTTCATCAACTCACTCACCACCACCCCAGGGGCCCCACTTCCCTCCGTAGCCTCATGGTGGAAAACCACCGAGAATTACAAGCTAGGATCAGGATCCTCTGCACTCGTCGTAGGGAAGCAAACCATACACCCTAGCTATACCCTCGGGAAGAGTCTCCAACAAACTCACCTTGTATCACTCGCTTCCACCTTCAACGACCTCGCCGCCATCAACGTCATCCTCACCGCCAAGGACGTCGCCGTCGATGGCTTCTGCCGGAGCCGCTGCGGGACTCACGGGTCAGCCCGACCCGTGAAAGGAAACACCCGTACCGCTTACGTCTGGGTTGGAAACTCTGAGACTCAGTGCCCGGGGCAATGCGCGTGGCCGTTTCATCAGCCTATTTACGGCCCGCAGACGCCGCCGCTGGTGGCGCCCAACGGCGATGTCGGTGTGGACGGGATGATCATCAACTTGGCAACCTTGCTTGCTGGTACCGTCACGAATCCGTTCAATAATGGATACTTTCAGGGTCCGGCGACGGCGCCGTTGGAGGCGGTTTCAGCTTGTACTGGTGTTTTCGGGAGCGGGTCGTATCCGGGTTACCCGGGTCAGGTTTTGGTGGAGAAGAGTACAGGGGCGAGTTACAATGCGCATGGGGTGAACGGGAGGAAGTACCTGTTGCCGGCGATGTGGGACCCGAAGACTTCAGCGTGTAGGACGCTGGTGTGA